The DNA window AGCCCAGACGGCGATCTCGAAGCCACGCAGCAGTTCTTTAAGGCCTCGCAAGTGCTGGTGAGGCCCGGCGTTGCTGAAACGCAGGCAGTCCTTTCCCGCGAACTTAGCGCAAACTCGGATGAAGCATCGCGCTTGTTTCGGCAGGCGCTTGATCTAGGCCGTGACATCGAAAGGCTCCGGATCCGCTTTGAGGCCTTGGCCAAAGCGCAACAGACGCCAGCGGTGACGCAACAACGCGCAGAGCTGGCGGATCAAATTGACCGGCTCGAACAATCTCAAATACTGACACAGGCACGATTGAGCGAATATCCGCAATATCGGGTCATCGCACCGCGCTCGCTTGAGCTTGATGAATTCCGTGCCGCATTGAAGCCGGGTGAGGCTTATGCACGTATTGCGATGGTCGGCGACGACGTATTCATGTTTTACACTGACAATAAAATCGCGAAGGCCTACCGCGTTGATATGTCGGTAGACGATCTGGAATTTCAGGTTGACGTCTTGCGGGCATCAATTTCGCTGTTTGAAGGCGGCCAATTGGTGACTTATCCTTACGAACTGCGCACTGCGCACGACCTCTATCTCAAATTGTTCGACCCGGTTGCAGGCGAACTTGGCGCTATCGACCACCTCATTTTCGAACCCGACGGGGCGATGTTGAGAATGCCGATTGAGATATTAGTCGCCGATGACCAGTCTGTCGCTGCATATGAGGCGCGCGCCGCTGATCCAGCTGGAGATGTGTTTGATTTCACAGGGGTCAATTGGTTCACCAAAGGCCGGATGGTCAGCACCGCCGTGTCAGCGCAAGCTTTTGTCGATGCGCGAAAGGTGGAGCGGTCCCGTGCCAGTCAGGAATATCTTGGACTTGGCAAGAACCAGCCGATTGGCGAAGCGCCGACTGCTGAGATTAGAGCTGTCATCGCTAGCGGCAATGATAATTGCGGATGGGACGCGTCGCTTTGGAACAGTCCGATTGATGATGCGGAATTGATTACAGCGCAGGGAATCATCGGTGCCGGGGCTTCTGAACTGATCACGGGCGCGTCGTTCACCGATGCTAGCATTCGTGAAAAGAATGATCTGGATCAGTTCAGGATTATCCATTTTGCAACGCATGGTTTGGTCACCCCCCCGAATGCCGATTGCCCAGCGCAACCTTCGTTGCTGACATCATTTGGCGGGGAAGGTTCCGACGGATTGCTAACGTTCGAGGAAATCTTTGAACTGAATTTGGATGCTGATCTGGTAATCTTGTCAGCTTGCGACACTGCAGGCGAAGCGAGTATCGAAGCGACCCGCGCAGCAGGTGTGGCGAGCGGCGGGGGGACCGCGCTGGATGGTCTGGTCCGCGCATTCATCGGTGCTGGCGGCCGTACAATCATGGCAAGCCATTGGCCTGCCCCGGATGATTTTGGTGCAACCGAACGGCTTATGAGCCAGATGTTCCGAATAGGGCGTACCGCCGGTCTCGGACGCGCTTTGCATGATTCCCGCCAATTGTTGATGGACGATCCGGAGACATCGCACCCGTATTATTGGGGCGGCTTTGCCATTATCGGCGACGCAGCACGTCCGCTGCTTTCACAACAAGCTGCATCCGAATTGACTGAGACACCGGCAAGCTTGGCTGTCGCTGGCGAGGCAACCATTAGCCAATGAAAAATAACATCGAAAAGCAAGGTGGATCAATGATCGGATGCCATGAGGCTTCAAGGGCGCTAAAGTTCGGACAAGTCGCGATGTCGGCAGTGGCCTATATGTTGTGCAGCAGCGCAGTATTTGCGCAAGCGGTAACGCCGACTACCCGAGAGGAAATCCAGCGCGACCGATTGGAACAGGAATTGCGCACCGAAGGTCAATCGGTGGCCATCGAAGGCGATATAGAACGCGCGCCCTGTCCTTTAGCCGACCCGCAATTTGCCGAAGTCCGGCTGACACTTTCCGAAGCACGGTTTAGCGGCTTGGACACGATAGACTCGGCAATTGTCACGCCAGCCTATCGCAATTTGATCGGTCAGGAATTGCCGGTCGCGTCGATTTGCGAGATCCGCGACCGCGCGGCAACAATTTTGCGACAGGCGGGATTCCTGGCTTCGGTGCAAGTTCCGGTTCAGGAAATAGAAGGCGGTGTGGTGCGCTTTGATGTCGTTCTGGCGCGGATGAGTGCCGTTCAAATTCGGGGCGAGGCAGGTCCTTTGGGCAAATTGTTGCAGCGCTATATCGACAAGCTGGCTGAGCAGCCGGTTTTCAATATCAATGAGGCGGAACGATACTTGCTTCTTGCTCGTGACATTCCGGGCCTAGACGTGCGTCTGGTCATGCAGCCAGCGTCTCGCGAGGGCGACGCGCAGCCGGGTGACGTCGTCGGGATTTTCAACGTATCCCGCACACCGTTTTTTGCTGACGTTACGATGCAAAATTTGGGATCGAAGTCAGTGGGACGGTTCGGCGCACTTGCCCGGATGCGTTTTAATGGCATTACCGGCTTGGGTGACGAAACCACTTTAAGCGTATTCGCAACAAGCGATATTGACGAGCAATTGGTGTTTCAGGCCGGGCACGAATTTCGCGTAGGTAGCGAGGGTCTTGTCTTGGGCGGAAATCTGACTTTTGCCTCTTCACAGCCTGACATTACCGGGCCTAACCTGTTCGATTCCGAGACTTTCATCGCCTCAGCCTATGCAGCCTATCCATTCCGGCGAACGCAAACCTCCAATCTGATCGGGACGTTGGGTTTTGACCTGATCGATCAAGATGTGGAGTTTTCCAATTTGCCGCTCAGCCGAGACCGGCTTCGCGTTGCTTATGCTCGGATTGATTTTAACGCAGTCGATGAAGGTAGCTTGCGCGGGGTAGGCGGGTATTCGGCAAATGAACCGCGCTTCGCAATCGCAGGATCGGCCGAAGTCCGTCAGGGGTTTGATGTATTCGGCGCTAGCAAGCCATGCGGACCCGCCTTCGCCAATTGCACTGCGCCGGGTTTTGTCCCGCCTTCGCGTTTGGATGGTGACCCAACCGGCCTTGTCCTTCGTGGACAAGCGCAATTAGACTTCCGGCCATCACCCTTGTTAAAATTCAGCGTGAAACCGCGCTTTCAATATTCGCCCGATGCCTTGCTTAGCTACGAACAAGTCTCCGGCGGTAATTATACAGCAGGGCGCGGGTTTGATCCCGGTTCGGTGATTGGCGACAGCGGCTATGGGGGACAGATCGAGATCGCTTATGGTTCTTTAATGCCTGAAACGCAGGGGAAATCGGCTTTTCAACCATATGCGTTTTTCGATTTAATGGCGGTCAATACCAAGAATGTTGGCGGTGACCCGCAGACAATCAGCTCTGCCGGCGGCGGGTTCAGGGCGACTTTGGGGCGCTTGACCTATCTAGATTTATTTGCGGCGGTCCCGCTGGAGCGCGCTCCTTTCCAAACCGACCGCGGTGATGTTCGAGTGCTTGCAACTTTGTCAGTCCAACTTGGATCATGGAACCGTTAGATGGTGGATACGATGCATCGCAATGCTGACCGCCAGTTAAGAGCTTCGATGCACAGTATTGTGCCGAATAAAGCCGGCAATCGCCCTTGCGGCGTTGAGAGGACCTACTGATGGTTGCACCAACAGCAAACCGTAAATTGAATAGGCCGAGCGTACAAAGCGACCGTCGCAAAGGGCGATGCAAATTGCTCGGTTCAGGGTCAGCTATGGCTGCAGCAATTGCTATTGCCAGCCTGCTTTCGACGCCTGCTTTCGGGCAGATTGCGCCGGACGCCATGCCGCAAAATCGCGGCGCAGCAGTTTCCAACCCTCCTATACCTAGCACACCGAATACCAGTATGTTGCAATCTGTTCCGGTACCGATTGCCTCGAAATATTATATGGATGCGAAAGGCCTCTCGCTCGATGCTCCCACGATGTCATGGCCATCCATGCCGAACGAGCCTCAAACCCCGCCGACTGTGCCCACCTCACCATCACCTTCAGGGCCTGTTCCGGCTGCACCGATTTCTTCACCGAACAGCACAATTGGTTCATCATTTGATTCTGTTAGAAATGCGGCGAACTCTCCAGACTTCGACGCATCGCGCGATGGGATAAATGCGCGTGCCACAGCTCAATTCAACAGCGGTGAAGTCGATTTCCGCCCGGACGCAAATGGCGATGTCGTCGAATTACTGGCCAACACAGCGATTATCAATTGGGACACCTTTATTGCGGGCACAGCGGGTAATACGGTTACATTCCTAGGCGCAGGCGGAAAGCTGGGCTTCACCAGTTCACTATCAGATTATACGGTTCTCAACCGGCTATTCACAGGCAGGCTCGATAGTGCAATCCGGATCGACGGCACGGTCACCAGCACTGTAAATGGCGGAGCCGCGACAGGGGGCAATGTCTGGTTCTACAGCCCCGGCGGGATCATCATAGGCTCGCAAGGCGCGTTTAATGTCGGCGGATTAATGCTGACCAGCAGCCAGTTGGACAGCATCGGCGCTGGCGGAAACCGAATGAATTTCGGCGGTGTTGCCAATCCTGCTAGCGGTGTGATTATTGAACGCGGCGCGAACATTTTAACAGACAGCTACTTTGCGGTGGTTGCACCGCGGGTTGAGCAGCATGGTACGGTCACCAGTGCTGGCTCCATCGCATACGTTGGCGCGGAACAGGCCCAGCTCACCATAAATAACGGCTTGTTCGATATTAGCGTTGATGTTGGGACCAGCGATGCCAACGGGATCGTGCACACTGGCACCACTAGCGGCCCAGCGCTGTCGGGTGGTGATCCGCGTGCTATTTCGATGGTTGCGGTGCCAAAGAATTTCGCGATGACCATGCTTGTTGGCGGTGATATCGGATACCAGCCAGCTGAGGGCGTGACAGTGGGTGAGGATGGCAAGATCATCCTGACAGCTGGCGCCGGAGGCTCGGTTCATGTGGCCGATGCGACGTTGACCGGTAATACAGTAATTTCAGCTAGCGATCGCGTTCGTTTTGGCGCGAGTGCAGGCGGCACCACGACCGTGAGCGGCGATCTGGAGATCATTGCGGGCGCCGCTGGAACGTCAGGCGGAATGATTGAGGTTGCATCCGCTGGCACACTTCACATTGCTGGTGACCTGACTCTGAATGTGAGCGTTGAAGGTGATCGCAATACGACTTTGAAGCGCGGTCAAGTCGATATTTCGGCAAGTGGCATCGGAGCTTCGATTGCTGTTGCAGGCGATCTGATTATTGATGCGAGTACCGATGGCATTATTACCGAGGCGGGCGGCAGTACCGTCAACCTTTCGGTCAATGACACCGGATCGTCCGATGGCCTCAGCGTTGGCGGCGCAATCGCGATTGACAGCTCGGCCGCGTCAGGTTCGGATTTCATAACAACCGAAGCTGGCGGCGTTGCAATTGCCATTGAAAATGGGACTTTCTCGTTCGACGCATTATTGCTGGATGCGCGATCCTCTGCCACCGGATCCGCGCTTGGCCAGACTGGCGATGGGCGCGATTACCAAGGCGGCGCATTCACAATGC is part of the Pontixanthobacter gangjinensis genome and encodes:
- a CDS encoding CHAT domain-containing protein; its protein translation is MIRHKITLPALLLASVSFGNVAAAQQSQPVLLRDSFPIGDAGGILCQVQDRSVGNPAKQTMFDRRWAVVCRDSAQPIAFLYAFRDLAVDPFTLTAPLRTAQLDCESEVTANSDTRFVGSNWSKCKIAGTRLDWSKVVSRIGATTYVAEGFAAYDDATDLALRSIVTNSIAMGTIDAASTSVADPASFARVQAGTLQPDQALAEGYRRNLVGEYAEAAAYFETLQKRLEGEGNSDINPGEFLVNRALQKSNLGEFAEANRLFGQVEAQTSGDPVTDRLYRNFEAIHLLNQGFVPEAIDRLDRPLEGASLGIVQQRASLSITLPLAARINQGERGGNLLGFVDELKLSPAERAEIIDAQALQLRGTAQRISGQYDQARASLIDAYGRATAVRDGRVTSITRLRSQVLSELAVIAERQDKPAEAENYLRSALTLLEAQYPERRAVSAVQARLAAFLLRQGRQDEAMELYRGVVDRAVGTRDAITGFANQLGPYFRILADSPDGDLEATQQFFKASQVLVRPGVAETQAVLSRELSANSDEASRLFRQALDLGRDIERLRIRFEALAKAQQTPAVTQQRAELADQIDRLEQSQILTQARLSEYPQYRVIAPRSLELDEFRAALKPGEAYARIAMVGDDVFMFYTDNKIAKAYRVDMSVDDLEFQVDVLRASISLFEGGQLVTYPYELRTAHDLYLKLFDPVAGELGAIDHLIFEPDGAMLRMPIEILVADDQSVAAYEARAADPAGDVFDFTGVNWFTKGRMVSTAVSAQAFVDARKVERSRASQEYLGLGKNQPIGEAPTAEIRAVIASGNDNCGWDASLWNSPIDDAELITAQGIIGAGASELITGASFTDASIREKNDLDQFRIIHFATHGLVTPPNADCPAQPSLLTSFGGEGSDGLLTFEEIFELNLDADLVILSACDTAGEASIEATRAAGVASGGGTALDGLVRAFIGAGGRTIMASHWPAPDDFGATERLMSQMFRIGRTAGLGRALHDSRQLLMDDPETSHPYYWGGFAIIGDAARPLLSQQAASELTETPASLAVAGEATISQ
- a CDS encoding ShlB/FhaC/HecB family hemolysin secretion/activation protein, whose product is MKNNIEKQGGSMIGCHEASRALKFGQVAMSAVAYMLCSSAVFAQAVTPTTREEIQRDRLEQELRTEGQSVAIEGDIERAPCPLADPQFAEVRLTLSEARFSGLDTIDSAIVTPAYRNLIGQELPVASICEIRDRAATILRQAGFLASVQVPVQEIEGGVVRFDVVLARMSAVQIRGEAGPLGKLLQRYIDKLAEQPVFNINEAERYLLLARDIPGLDVRLVMQPASREGDAQPGDVVGIFNVSRTPFFADVTMQNLGSKSVGRFGALARMRFNGITGLGDETTLSVFATSDIDEQLVFQAGHEFRVGSEGLVLGGNLTFASSQPDITGPNLFDSETFIASAYAAYPFRRTQTSNLIGTLGFDLIDQDVEFSNLPLSRDRLRVAYARIDFNAVDEGSLRGVGGYSANEPRFAIAGSAEVRQGFDVFGASKPCGPAFANCTAPGFVPPSRLDGDPTGLVLRGQAQLDFRPSPLLKFSVKPRFQYSPDALLSYEQVSGGNYTAGRGFDPGSVIGDSGYGGQIEIAYGSLMPETQGKSAFQPYAFFDLMAVNTKNVGGDPQTISSAGGGFRATLGRLTYLDLFAAVPLERAPFQTDRGDVRVLATLSVQLGSWNR